Within Zonotrichia albicollis isolate bZonAlb1 chromosome 18, bZonAlb1.hap1, whole genome shotgun sequence, the genomic segment GATATGATGCCTTGTGCTTCCTAtgggctccagctgctcctgccctggctcatGCCAGGCTTTGTGGCACTTTGAGTGGTGTGGGGCTGGTGCTGGCTCCAGGGGCCAGAGGGAATGGCTTGTTTCTGGTTGTTATGCTTCCAGCAGCCCCTAATCCCTGTCACAGGGTTTTCATATGGTAGAGTGTGTCCTGGGACCCTGCCATGTGCCTCTCTGCTCTCTTGGCCAGCCTGCTGGCTCCAGATGGGTGGCtttgctccttccctccaactGTGCTTCTTTGCCATCGGGCATAGCcagtttggggacagggatgccAAGGCAGAGGCCTCCTGCAGGGGATGGTTCTGCTgccacccagggctgctctccaggagcTGGCCCTCTTCCAGGTCATaccctggctctgcagctgggTTTAGAGTGTCAGCAAGAAGGCTTAGCTACTCAAGCTCAGGAAGGATGTCGTGACTTGGccatcatccccaggctgtCAGAGCCTTGTTATCTCCATGGCAGAGAGTTTGGGCTTGAAATGACATCCGAGGTCAGCTGGAGTTGGAAACGAGGTGTTGTTTGTAGTTGTTGGCTGAAGCAATGGCACAGAGGAGTGTGGGGCAGCATGCACCCTCGGCTTGGTGTGCTCAGGgtctggagcagctctgtgctttgtGGTCTGGCTGCTGGTGCCATCAAGGTGGGAAGGCAGTGGGTTGAGGTTTGGTGTCACCACAGCAAGGACCATGAGCAGGTTGCAGATGGAGCATGCCAGTCCCACCAGACTGACCTTATCTTTGCCATGGTGTGGGCTtttggagagcagctctgaaccCTGGGACAGGCCATCCTCActgtgctgcctcagggctcccaGGTCCTCCCTGGATGGATGGTAAAGCCCTGTTCCCTTCCACACGGGGGTTTTGGGCATCTGAACTGCCAGCTGGATCCCATCGGTGATGGGATGGCAAGGgaacagcagggccagcagcaggatggcagCACAGGAGCCTCAGAGCTGTCCTGTCCATCAGCATAGGGTTGCAGGGGGTTGCTGAACTGGCCCTCATCTTTCCCATTTCTCTTCTTAGCTCCCGCACCTCTGCAGCCGACAAGGAGACGGGAGGTGAGTGACGGGAGATGGCCTGGAGGTCCGGGCATAAGAGGCCTGGTGTTGTGGGGGAAGGACCCAGGTACCATGGCCTCAAAAAATGAGCTGGATGAACAACATGATTCCTGGCCCAGTCGTGACCTTCAGCAAAGACTCGGCCTCTGCTCAGGCACAGAGCAAGCAGGGCCAAGTCAGTGCTGGGGGCCCTTCTGAGGTCCAAGCCAGAGCCTCTCTCTCTTCACCCACACCAGGAGCTCCTGGGGAGGCTGTAGGAGCTTGATGGGGCATGGCCcatctccctcctctcccaccCCAGGAGCAGAAAAAAGGGAGAAGCAATACCGAGTgcatctgggatttggggatcacCATGGTGGAATCACTGGGGCCCACTCCTATTTCTACGCAGATGAGGCCAAGTGTGACCGGCACATGGAGACTTTCCTCCGCTGCATTGATGCCTCAAGTGAGTGCTCCACATGTCCTGGACAGTCCCACTGTGCTGGGACTGCAAGGATCTCTGTCCCACCCTCACCATATCTCCCTGCCCAAGGGCTGACGGTCAGGTTGATGCTGTTTTTGTGGTTCCATCCAGGGGGCTGCTCAGAGGACGGATTCTGTGCCATCAAGCTGACAGCGCTGGCCAGACCCCAGTTCCTGGTGAGTGccagagctgtggcagagtgtggtggggcagagccagggtcAGAGATGATGCTTCTGCTGGGCCAGGTGCCAGGTGGCATCTCTAGTAAAAGCAGTGAGGAGTGGGCACCCGCAGCCTGTCCCCTGAGACCCCAAGATCCCTGGAGACCCTGACTCAACTTTTGGGGAGACACAAAGAGCTTAGGACTTTAAAGGTGACATAAAGGTGGATATGTGGGGTCtacactgccctgctctggggccAGCATCTGCCTTGGGCTGGGTATGATCTTGCAAAGTCCTCACAGGACAGGGGGCTCCAGCCTGGGTGTCTCACCTGGAGCCCTGTCCCCGCAGGTGTGTTTCTCAGAGGTGCTGGTGAAGTGGCGGAGGTTCTTCCACCGAATGGCTGCAGAGGAGGGCCTGGCCGGGCGGGCAGTGCTGGACAAAAAGCTGCAGGTGGAGAAGCTGCAGGTGAGGCCTGTGGGAGGAGGCTGTGCTGTAGGGATGCCCTGTTGGAGGTGGCCATGGATACGGAggtgccagagcagccctgagctgtgACACCTCAAGCAGACAGACCCCTGATGCTTCTTTTGGTGGCAGGAGGCACTGGCCAACCTTGGCATTGTAAGCAAGGCAGAGATCCAGCAGTGGTTCACAGGCGAAAACGTGGGCACCAATGGGTAAGctgcctgggagctgggggtgctgcagcacagggacactgggggactttgtccctgtccctgggccaGCAGCAAGGGGAGGTCTCCAAAGGCCTGCTGTGGCTCAGCATAGCAATAGAACATGGGGGAAGTTCGGGTGGAGGTGACAAGACAGGACAGGTGACACATGTGTCCTTCCTGCTGGTGAGGGTTGGGAGCTGATAGAGAGCCCCCTGCCTTTGCAAGACACCAGCAAGGACCTGGCtctctgcccccagcactgtggACCTGCTGGACTGGAACCGCCTGTTGGACAGCCGCACCAAGCTCTCCAGGCCTCTGCTCATCCCCAACAGGAAGGTGGGTGCCCACCTTTGCTACCCCCAGAGGGATCCCACAGAGGCTTTGTGGAAGCAGGGCAAGGGTCTCATGCTCTTTGCAGTAGTTGCTGGTGGCTGCACAGCTCAGCCATGCTGTGAGCAGTGTGCAACAACCAGGCTGGCACGGTGGGCACACTGTCAcgccctgctggctgctggggctgggggactGCAGTCAGTCCGAGGGATGGGTTCCCTCCAGGGGTGGTTTTGTCCCCcatgggcagagctgggtgcagGCAGGGTGCCACAAATCTGTACTTGTTTCAGACTGGGCAGCCAGAGCCTCTGCTGTCGCGCTTcggcgaggaggaggagcagcagctgaagagGGTGCTGCAACGCATGGATGTCCTCGCAAGAGTGAGGGGGCCTTGGGGCTGGGGAAGTCACAGAGGGGGATACATGGAGCAGGCAGCCCTCTGAACCAGCCTGCATGTCCTTCACCCCAGAGTGCCATGGAGCAGGGCGTGAGGCTGATGGTAGACGCGGAGCAGAGCTACTTCCAGCCGGCCATCAGCCGCCTGGCAGTGGAGACGCAGCGCCACTTCAACAGGAGCCAGCCCGTCATCTACAACACCCACCAGTGCTACCTGAGGGTGAGGCCCACGGGTCCTGGGCGCTGCTCCCCGCGTGGGTGGGGACCTCATCTCCCAAAGCCATGGCAGTGCAATGGCATGGCTGCTGAGACAGtcaggggtggcactgcagtAATGACCTTGTGCCATCTCTTCCACTGGCTCGAAGGAGGCTTACAACAACGTGACAGGGGACGTGGAGCTGTCCCACCGCGAGGGCTGGCACTTCGGCACCAAGCTGGTGCGTGGTGCCTAcatggagcaggagaaggagagggCGGCTCAGATGGGCTACGAGGATCCCATCAACCCAACCTATGAGAAGACCAACGAGATGTACCACAGGTAGGGGACAGCCCCAGGCACACTGCTGCCTGTTGCCCCAGTGGAGGAGGCCTCACCAGAGGCCCATCTTGCCTTACAGGTGCCTGGACTATGTCCTGGAGAAGATCAAGCAAAGGTGGAAAGCCAGCGTGATGGTGGCGACTCACAATGAGGACACCGTGAAGTTCACCCTgcacaggtgagtgctgggcaggcagtgTGGTGAGGCAGGGACAAGGGGCTTGAGGAATGTGGGAGCCCAGCAGAGAtgcagggagatgtgctgtggtGTGTCAGGTTCCCCCTGAGCTCACCTGGGGGGACCCTGGCTCCCACGTGGTGCTCAGGGCTTtagatggggcttggagctgaGGTACAGCACAGTGGCCCCAGTGGCTGCAGAATTGGTCCCATCACCAATTCAGAGGCTGTCGTAAAAAGAAATCCCTCAAGCTCTACATCCCAGCATCCACTGGGATGTGGTCAGTGCCACAGTGTCCCACTTGGAGATGATCCCCAGCCTGCTGGTGGGACACACTGCCCTGGTGAGCTCTGCTGGGTCTGCTCTCCCCCTATGCTGAGGCTGGTTTTGCAGGATGAAGGAGCTGGGGATCCATCCCTCGGACAAGAAGGTGTGCTttgggcagctgctgggcaTGTGTGACCAGATCACCTTCCCCCTGGGTGAGTGATGGCAGTGGGGGGCTtggcagaggtgctccagccccactgAGGCCCCTAAACAgcgaaggaaggaaggaaggccagCCTGTCATAGAGCACTGGCTGAGCACAGTGTGTTGCCATGGGGAATGCTGTGACTCCTgggtgggggtttggggaagATGTAGATGAGGATATGAGTGAAGAGTGACATCTCTCTCCTGAGGCTCCATGAGCCTGTagtggctgggcagggacattcCCACTTTGGAGTCTGAGCAGAGATTGGGGTCTCAGGGTGGGGCAGAGACTGGTCCTGGCAGACAGAAGCCCTCTCCTGTACCTCCTCGGCCTGGGGGTGTCCCTTGG encodes:
- the PRODH gene encoding proline dehydrogenase 1, mitochondrial isoform X1, with protein sequence MALPSAARVLRAAVRRCDPPSRPRSAPAAAAPRGLSPAAAGAGPRPGPPPPPRGAERDPPSPAVDFGDSREAFRSKSNAELLRGLLVLGLCAVEPLVQHNQQLLQLCQRVLGQTLFERLMKMTFYGQFVAGEDQEAIKPLLRRNQAFGVGAVLDYSVEEDLGDGRSRTSAADKETGGAEKREKQYRVHLGFGDHHGGITGAHSYFYADEAKCDRHMETFLRCIDASRGCSEDGFCAIKLTALARPQFLVCFSEVLVKWRRFFHRMAAEEGLAGRAVLDKKLQVEKLQEALANLGIVSKAEIQQWFTGENVGTNGTVDLLDWNRLLDSRTKLSRPLLIPNRKTGQPEPLLSRFGEEEEQQLKRVLQRMDVLARSAMEQGVRLMVDAEQSYFQPAISRLAVETQRHFNRSQPVIYNTHQCYLREAYNNVTGDVELSHREGWHFGTKLVRGAYMEQEKERAAQMGYEDPINPTYEKTNEMYHRCLDYVLEKIKQRWKASVMVATHNEDTVKFTLHRMKELGIHPSDKKVCFGQLLGMCDQITFPLGQAGFPVYKYVPFGPVKEVLPYLSRRAQENRGIMQRANRERDLLWKEVKRRLLSGNPFSP
- the PRODH gene encoding proline dehydrogenase 1, mitochondrial isoform X2, giving the protein MALPSAARVLRAAVRRCDPPSRPRSAPAAAAPRGLSPAAAGAGPRPGPPPPPRGAERDPPSPAVDFGDSREAFRSKSNAELLRGLLVLGLCAVEPLVQHNQQLLQLCQRVLGQTLFERLMKMTFYGQFVAGEDQEAIKPLLRRNQAFGVGAVLDYSVEEDLGDGRSRTSAADKETGDEAKCDRHMETFLRCIDASRGCSEDGFCAIKLTALARPQFLVCFSEVLVKWRRFFHRMAAEEGLAGRAVLDKKLQVEKLQEALANLGIVSKAEIQQWFTGENVGTNGTVDLLDWNRLLDSRTKLSRPLLIPNRKTGQPEPLLSRFGEEEEQQLKRVLQRMDVLARSAMEQGVRLMVDAEQSYFQPAISRLAVETQRHFNRSQPVIYNTHQCYLREAYNNVTGDVELSHREGWHFGTKLVRGAYMEQEKERAAQMGYEDPINPTYEKTNEMYHRCLDYVLEKIKQRWKASVMVATHNEDTVKFTLHRMKELGIHPSDKKVCFGQLLGMCDQITFPLGQAGFPVYKYVPFGPVKEVLPYLSRRAQENRGIMQRANRERDLLWKEVKRRLLSGNPFSP